In the Pyrolobus fumarii 1A genome, one interval contains:
- the hemB gene encoding porphobilinogen synthase: MSFPALRPRRLRATKAIRDLVAETKLEPSDFILPIFVKEGIDKPEPIEAMPGQYRYPVGEHLVRFVREALEVGIKAVLLFGYPRDRDEKGLVATRREGVVQEAVRLLRREFGDELVIFTDVCICNYTVHGHCGIPVRRRKGPVEITIVDNDSTLEVIAKMAVSHAEAGADFVAPSGMMDGMIRAIREALDREGFTDVGIMSYAVKYASGFYGPFREALHSAPRFGDRRSYQMDPRNAAEALKEARLDVEEGADILMVKPALAYLDVISLVKEAFPDYPLAAYNVSGEYSMVKAAAEKGWIDERIVTLEILTAIKRAGADIIITYHAIDAAKWLREGLPF, encoded by the coding sequence TTGAGTTTCCCTGCTCTCCGTCCGCGTAGGCTCCGTGCTACCAAGGCAATTCGTGATCTAGTCGCCGAGACCAAGCTGGAGCCTAGCGACTTCATACTTCCCATCTTCGTAAAGGAGGGTATCGACAAACCAGAGCCCATAGAGGCTATGCCAGGCCAGTATCGCTACCCCGTAGGTGAGCACCTGGTACGTTTTGTGAGAGAGGCTCTCGAGGTCGGCATTAAGGCGGTGCTACTCTTTGGCTACCCTCGTGACCGTGACGAGAAGGGTCTAGTCGCGACTAGGCGGGAGGGTGTGGTCCAGGAGGCTGTTAGGCTTCTACGTCGTGAGTTTGGCGACGAGCTTGTCATCTTTACCGACGTGTGCATCTGTAACTATACCGTGCACGGTCATTGCGGGATACCGGTGAGAAGGAGGAAGGGACCTGTAGAGATCACGATTGTCGACAACGATTCGACTCTAGAGGTTATAGCGAAGATGGCTGTTAGCCACGCTGAAGCGGGTGCTGATTTCGTAGCGCCCAGCGGCATGATGGATGGCATGATACGCGCTATTCGCGAGGCCCTTGACCGAGAGGGGTTCACCGACGTGGGCATAATGAGCTATGCCGTGAAGTACGCCTCGGGGTTCTATGGACCGTTCCGCGAGGCGCTGCACTCAGCGCCTCGTTTTGGCGACCGTAGGAGCTACCAGATGGACCCGAGGAACGCTGCAGAGGCCCTCAAGGAGGCTAGACTCGACGTCGAGGAGGGCGCAGACATCCTCATGGTTAAGCCTGCTCTCGCATACCTGGATGTCATAAGCCTGGTTAAGGAGGCGTTCCCGGACTACCCGCTAGCCGCCTATAACGTGAGCGGCGAGTACTCGATGGTGAAGGCTGCTGCGGAGAAAGGCTGGATAGACGAGAGGATAGTGACACTCGAGATACTAACAGCTATCAAGAGAGCCGGAGCCGACATCATAATCACCTACCACGCGATAGACGCGGCTAAGTGGTTGCGCGAGGGCCTCCCCTTCTAA